The Pseudomonas solani genome segment CCCTGGCCCAGGACCAGCGCCTGGATTTGCTGCAGCGCGCCCTCGACGAACTGCCGGCGCTGTGTCGCGATGCCTTCTTGCTGCGCAGGCTGGAAGGGCTCTCCCATGGCGAGATCGCCGAGCGCCTGGGCGTTTCCCAGCCCCTGGTGGAGAAGCACATCGTCAACGCCATGAAACACTGCCGCCTGCGCATGCGTGAGTGGGATGCCGGCTGATCGGCCGATGGGCGCAATGCCTGCCGGCTAAATTTCATTTCCCTGTCCTCGTTCCTAGTCAACAGGCGGCCAGTGGGGCCGTCATTGAATGACAGCCGCCCTTGCGGGGGCGCCGCCAGAGGACACTGGACATGACTCAGCCCCTGAACACCGCTATCCACGACCTGATCGGCATTGGTTTCGGCCCCTCCAACCTGGCCCTGGCCATCGCCTTGCAGGAGCGTGCCCGCAAGCATGGTGCGCTGGATGCCCTGTTCCTCGACAAGCAGGCCGACTACCGCTGGCACGGCAACACCCTGGTGACCCAGAGCGAGCTGCAGATCTCCTTCCTCAAGGACCTGGTGTCCCTGCGCAACCCCACCAGCCCCTATTCCTTCGTCAACTACCTGCACCAGCACGGCCGCCTGGTGGACTTCATCAACCTCGGCACCTTCTACCCGTGCCGCATGGAGTTCAACGACTACCTGCGCTGGGTGGCCGGGCAGTTCATCGAGCAGAGCCGCTATGGAGAAGAGGTGCTGGCCATCGAGCCGTTGCTGGAAGGCCAGCGCGTCGAGGCGCTGCGGGTGATCTCCCGCGATGCCGGTGGCGAGACCCACGTCCGCGCCACGCGCTCGGTGGTGGTCAGCGCCGGTGGCACCGCGCGGATTCCCCAGGCCTTCCGCCACCTCAAGGACGACGCCCGGGTCTTCCATCACTCCCAGTACCTGGAGCGCATCGCCAAGCAGCCCTGCGTTGGCGGCAAGCCGATGCGCATCGCCATCATCGGCGGCGGGCAGAGTGCGGCGGAGGCCTTCATCGACCTCAACGACAGCTACCCGTCGGTGCAGGTGGACATGGTGCTGCGCGGCTCGGCGCTGAAGCCGGCGGACGACAGCCCCTTCGTCAACGAGGTGTTCTCCCCCGAGTTCACCGACCTGATCTTCAACCAGGCCGGCGCCGAGCGTGAACGCTTCATCCGCGAGTACCACAACACCAACTACTCGGTGGTGGACATCGACCTGATCGAGCGCATCTACGGCATCTTCTACCGCCAGAAGGTCTCCGGCATCCAGCGCCACGCCTTCCACATCCTCAGCACCGTGGAGCGCGCCACCGCCGGCGCCGACGGCATCGAACTGGTGCTGCGCAACAACGCCAGCGGCGAGCAGAGCGTGCAGCGCTACGACGCCGTGGTGCTCGCCACCGGTTACGAGCGCCAGGTGCATCGCCACCTGCTGGAGCCCCTGGCCCAGTGGATGGGCGACTTCGAGGTGGGCCGCGACTACCGCGTCCGCACCGACGAGCGCTGCCAGGCGGCCGTCTATATGCAGGGCTTCTGCCAGGCCAGCCACGGTCTCAGCGACACCCTGCTGTCGGTGCTGCCGATCCGCGCCGACGAGATCGCCGCCTCGCTCTACGACCACCTCCAGCCTGGCTCCTGTGCCGAGCGCGGTGTCGTCCAGGCGCTGGCCGCTGCCAGCTGATCCCTTTGATCCGCGCCGGCACCCGTCGGCGCGGTTTCCACCCTTCCTAGCGAGAACCCCCGATGCCCATGCGTAGCCTTGTTGCCGGTGTCGCAGCGCTGTTGCTGTGCCCGGCTTTTGTCGTTCTGGCCGCCGATACGGCCGCCAAGCCGCGAGAAACGCTTATTCGCTGGACCGCCCATGGCGTCCCGCACATCCAGGCGGCGGACGAACGCGGCCTTGGCTACGGCATCGGCTACGCCTATGCCCGCGACAACGCCTGCCTGCTGGCCGAGGAGATCGTCACCGCCCGTGGCGAGCGCTCCCGCTGGTTCGGCGCGGAGGGCCAATCCTCCGCCCACCTCGACAACCTGCCGTCCGACTTCTTCTTCACCTGGCTCAACCAGCCGGCGTCGATTGCCGCCTTCCGCAAGGCGCAGACCCGCGAAGTGGCCCAGCTGCTGGACGGCTACGCCGCCGGCTTCAACCACTACCTGAAGGAAGCCGATGCGCGCACCACCCATTGCCTGGGCGAGGGCTGGCTGCGCCCCATCGACGCCGACGACCTGGTGCGCCTGACCCGTCGCCTGCTGGTGGAAGGCGGTGCCGGCCAGTTCGCCGAAGCGCTGATCGGTGCCGCGCCGCCCGGTGCCCAGCAGGCGCAGCTGGACTCCGGCTACACCGCCGCGCGCACCGAAGGCTTCCGCCTGGAGCGCGGCAGCAACGCCGTGGCCGTGGGCAGCAAGCGCAGCGCCGACGGGCGCGGCATGCTCCTGGCCAACCCGCACTTCCCCTGGAGCGGCGCACTGCGCTTCTGGCAGCTGCACCTGACCATCCCCGGCAAGCTCGACGTGATGGGCGCCGCGCTGCCCGGCCTGCCGGTGGTCAACATCGGCTTCGGCCAGCAGCTGGCCTGGACCCACACCGTCGACACCTCCGCGCACTTCACCCTCTACCGCCTGGAACTCGACCCCAAGGACCCGACCCGCTACCGCATCGACGGCCGTACCGAGAAGCTGAAGAAGACCCGCCTTCAGGTGCAGGTCCGTGACGCCGCCGGCACGCTCTCGGTGCGCAGCCACGACCTCTACGAGTCGCGCTTCGGTCCGCTGCTCAACTGGCCGGGCATGCTGGAGTGGACCGCTGGCGAAGCCTGGGCGCTGAAGGACGCCAACCTCGGCAATACCCGCGTGCTGCAGCAGTGGTATGCGATTAACCAGGCCCGTGACGTCGATGCCCTGCGTGCCGCCGTGACAAAGATCCAGGGCATCCCCTGGGTCAACACCCTGGCCGCCGACGCCAGCGGCAAGGCCCTGTACATGAACCAGTCCGTGGTGCCGCACCTGCTGCCCAAGCAGTTGGCGGAATGCGTGATCCCGCAACTGGCCGCCGAAGGCCTGCCGGCCCTGCAGGGCACTACCAGCGCCTGCGAATGGACCCGCGACGCCAGCGCCGCCCAGCCGGGCATCACCCCGGCGGCCCAGCTGCCTGTGCTGCAGCGCGAGGACTTCGTGCAGAACTCCAACGACAGCGCCTGGCTGAGCAACCCGGACAGCCCGCTGGCCGGCTATTCGCCCCTGGTCAACCGCGAAGGGCGTGAGCTGTCGCCGCGCGCGCGCTTCGCCCTGGGCCGCCTGCAGGGCGACGCGCCGCTGAGCGCCGAGTTCCTCAAGGCGATGGTCACCGACAACGAAGTGGCCCTGGCCACCGACCTGCTGCCCGAGCTGCTGGAGCTGTGCCAGGCCGAGGCGGGCAACGCCGCCCTGGCCGCGCCCTGCAAGGCCCTGGCGGCCTGGGACGGCAAGGCCAACATCGACAGCGGCATCGGCTTCCTGCACTTCCAGCACTTCATGAAGGGCTTCGCCGAGATCGAGGACGGCTGGCGCGAGCCCTTCGACCCGCAACGCCCGACCGTGACCCCGCGCGGGCTGAACCCGGCGGCCAAGGACAAGGTGATCCAGGCGCTGGTTGCCGCCGGTGAGGAAGTGGCCAAGGCCGGCGTGCCCGAACAGGCCCGCTGGGGCGACATCCAGCGTTCGGGGGCCATCGGCATTCCCGGCGGCGACGGCCACTTCGGCGTCTACAACGCCATGCAGAGCGAACTGCAGGGCGACCACCTGGAGGTGGTCAGCGGCACCAGCTACCTGCAACTGGTCACCTTCGACGGCCAGGGCCCGCAAGCCCGTGGGCTGCTGGCCTTCTCCCAGTCCAGCGAAGCCGGCTCGCCGCACCACAGCGACCAGACCGAGCTCTTCGCCCGCCAGCAGTGGCAGAAGCTGCCCTTCAGCAACGCCGAGATCGACGCCGACCCGGCGCTGGAGCGCAAGGTGTTGAAGGTGAAGTGAGCAGGTTCCGTAGCCCGGGCTTCAGCCCGGGTTCACCGGGGCTCCGTGCTGGGGCATCGCGTTACGCTGCTTGGCGAATGAATGGGCTGTGTCTGCTCTAGCTGTTGTGGATTCAAAGCAAAGAGCTGTGCTTTCAGGGTCTTGCTGGGCATCTGGTACATCCACAGCATGGGTTTCGCTTCGCTCTACGCCATCCTACGAAGCGCTCGGTGCTCCGCCGTAGGCTGTGCTGCGCGGTTACGCGCGCTCAGTGCGACCCATTGAGCGAAGAGCGTGAGGCCAGCACCACCGGCGCCTTTGAGTGTGCGCAGCAAGGTTGGCAACGGATCGCTGATTGGAAAGGCGCCCGGATGAAAGGCCGACGTGCCTGGGATGGGGTTCTCAGGGTGATCGCCTGCGCTCGATCACGACCCGGAGCGGGAAGGGTGCGCGCCCCTCAATCCTCCGGCAGGTTGTTGAAGATCTTCTCCAGCGTGCCGTTGAGCTTGGTGATCTGCGCTTCGCTGAGGTCCTTGAAGCTGTTGGTGAAGATGTGCGCGGTGGTGACCTGGATCTGTTCGGCGGTGCGGCGGCCGGCTTCGGTGAT includes the following:
- the pvdQ gene encoding bifunctional acylase PvdQ, producing MPMRSLVAGVAALLLCPAFVVLAADTAAKPRETLIRWTAHGVPHIQAADERGLGYGIGYAYARDNACLLAEEIVTARGERSRWFGAEGQSSAHLDNLPSDFFFTWLNQPASIAAFRKAQTREVAQLLDGYAAGFNHYLKEADARTTHCLGEGWLRPIDADDLVRLTRRLLVEGGAGQFAEALIGAAPPGAQQAQLDSGYTAARTEGFRLERGSNAVAVGSKRSADGRGMLLANPHFPWSGALRFWQLHLTIPGKLDVMGAALPGLPVVNIGFGQQLAWTHTVDTSAHFTLYRLELDPKDPTRYRIDGRTEKLKKTRLQVQVRDAAGTLSVRSHDLYESRFGPLLNWPGMLEWTAGEAWALKDANLGNTRVLQQWYAINQARDVDALRAAVTKIQGIPWVNTLAADASGKALYMNQSVVPHLLPKQLAECVIPQLAAEGLPALQGTTSACEWTRDASAAQPGITPAAQLPVLQREDFVQNSNDSAWLSNPDSPLAGYSPLVNREGRELSPRARFALGRLQGDAPLSAEFLKAMVTDNEVALATDLLPELLELCQAEAGNAALAAPCKALAAWDGKANIDSGIGFLHFQHFMKGFAEIEDGWREPFDPQRPTVTPRGLNPAAKDKVIQALVAAGEEVAKAGVPEQARWGDIQRSGAIGIPGGDGHFGVYNAMQSELQGDHLEVVSGTSYLQLVTFDGQGPQARGLLAFSQSSEAGSPHHSDQTELFARQQWQKLPFSNAEIDADPALERKVLKVK
- a CDS encoding lysine N(6)-hydroxylase/L-ornithine N(5)-oxygenase family protein, encoding MTQPLNTAIHDLIGIGFGPSNLALAIALQERARKHGALDALFLDKQADYRWHGNTLVTQSELQISFLKDLVSLRNPTSPYSFVNYLHQHGRLVDFINLGTFYPCRMEFNDYLRWVAGQFIEQSRYGEEVLAIEPLLEGQRVEALRVISRDAGGETHVRATRSVVVSAGGTARIPQAFRHLKDDARVFHHSQYLERIAKQPCVGGKPMRIAIIGGGQSAAEAFIDLNDSYPSVQVDMVLRGSALKPADDSPFVNEVFSPEFTDLIFNQAGAERERFIREYHNTNYSVVDIDLIERIYGIFYRQKVSGIQRHAFHILSTVERATAGADGIELVLRNNASGEQSVQRYDAVVLATGYERQVHRHLLEPLAQWMGDFEVGRDYRVRTDERCQAAVYMQGFCQASHGLSDTLLSVLPIRADEIAASLYDHLQPGSCAERGVVQALAAAS